ATTGACGTTGGCATACGGCATACATCACTTGGGGGGCCGATCCCAGTACATTTCTCGGTAGATTGACAGAATCGCTAAGATGGCTGATATAAAAGAATCTCCGCCGCTATTTGATACTAATGAGGTGAAAGTTGATGATTTAGACGACGACGATGAAGATATTTTTGCATCAGCAGTACAGGTAGTTTTTATACTGTTTTCAGACATGTGCGTAAAAATTTCACAACCTATGTATTAGGTTCACAAGTTTATTTCTattgtattaaatataatatttgtaatttgttACTAAAATATAATAAGATCGTTTGTAATAATTTGAAACATTTCTTGTAAAATAAGATTTAATATTGTTTAAACATAGGATCAAAGTCAATTGGAAGATTCTCCTCCTTACAACGGAGTATCAACTATTCAAACAGAATTACCAAAGTTAACTTTACGAGATGCACCAGAAGAAAATTCATTTTCATCGGTATCAAGTCCTGCACCAGGACCATTAAGTTCACCTTTGGGACCAATGAGTACTGACATAGGTGATCTCCATGATGTTCCCATAAACGATAATACAGATGTACTTTCAACAAATGTTATACAGACTCAGTCACCTGATGTGGTATATTCTAGATTATTAAATGTTAATAACAACAAGTTAAAAAGTATATGTTATAGCTTATATTTTACAGGTATCGACAGATTCTTCTGATGTTTTCTTAAAAATTACTGTAACTTCTCCTCAAAAAATAGGTGATGGAATGGGTGCTTATGTTGCTTACAAAGTTGAGACAGAAACAAATATGCCAATATTTAGAAAGAGAAATTTCAGTGTTATTAGACGCTTCAGTGATTTTCTTGGCCTTCATGACAAATTAACAGATAAATATCTTAGAAATGGCAGAATAATTCCTCCTGCTCCAGAGAAGAGTGTTATTGGTATTGATAGATATTTTGAAGtcatattatttttatcatactattcaataaaataaatgaaataattatgtGATTAGGGACAACTAAGATTAAAATGTCTGGTGACAAGAATCAAGAACAAAATTCCAGTTCTACAGAATTTATTGAAAAACGCAGAGCAGCGCTTGAAAGATATTTGAATAGAACTGCAGCTCATCCAGTGCTTAGTGTTGATCCCGATTTTAGAGAATTCTTAGAAGCTGGTAAATCgtagtataaaataaaataactttttaaatGCAATCATACTTATAACTGTGTATATCTTAAACAGATATGGAATTACCTAAAGCTACTAATACATCTGCACTTAGTGGTAAAGGAGTAATGAGGCTGTTTAACAAAGTTGGAGAAACTGTTAACAAGATAACATATAAGATGGATGAAACTGATAAAGTAAAAttaagaaatgtttaataacttatatttgcaatatatatatattataaaatatttcgtatcatttatttgattaattatatcaaaaatttttaataattaaatttataaaacatattcgTGTTAAGcagtatttttcatttttcttatttttcagtgGTTTGAAGAAAAGACATCACAAATTGATTCTCTTGATGTTCAACTACGTGCGTTACATTCTGCTGTTGATACCTTAACTAATCAGAGAAGAGAATTAGCAACATGTACTGGTGCAACAGCAAGATCCATTGCAGTTCTTGGTCATGGCGAACCAGGAGCATCTCTTGGAAGGGCATTAGCTCAGTTAGCTGAGACATTGGAAAAAGTAGAAGCGATCAGAAGAGCACAAAGTAATAGCGATCTGTATCAGTTTGGAGAAATGTTAAGAGATTATGTTGCACTGATTGGAGCAATAAAGGTTAGTTATCTATTTACATGTAAATGTTGCcaacattttaaatattttaaaatattgtcaATTTTAGGATGTATTTCATGAAAGAGTAAAAGTTTTTCAAAATTGGCAACATGCTCAAATgatgttaaataaaaaaagggAACAGAAAGCAAGATTAGAACAATCTGGAAGAACTGACAAAACGAGCCAAGCTGCTACTGAAGTAATAGAGTGGGAAGCAAAAGTTGATAGAGGGCAAGAAGAATTTGACAATATTTCgaagataattaaaaaagaagttgAACGATTTGAATTAGTGAGAGTGGAAGACTTTAAGAAACAATTAACAGAATATTTGGAATCCATGTTACAATACCAAAACCAACTTATTAAATATTGGGAAAGCTTTTTGCCTGAAGCACGAGCAGTGGCATGAACATTCCTGAAGTAATATTGAAACTTTTTCTTATTATAAGGAAAAGCAAAATCTATAAATGAAAAGTTttgtgcaattttttaaagcaaACTTTTAATGAATGATAAATAACGTTTTATGGAAAACGTAAATTTATCAATTTGCGGTACAATAATAATGTTTGCATAATAATGAAAGAATTATCATCTTATGGCAATATTTGGAAAATTCATAAACAATAATTTCGAAATACTGCCAATAATGCTTTTATACATGGAAAAGCAACAAAAAACCTGGCATATTTCATTCAAATTCTTTTATGTCGATTATTCCTGAGTATCATGCGTTTACAGTCTTCTTACTATTAGTTTATGTTAGAGATATAAAGCGCATAATACTGTTTGTTAAGaaatgttatatgataataaaaaTCGATTAAGATTGTATAAATAGAGAACATTAAATATCTATTTgttaaaacaaaaatttttCACATTATTTTCAGGATAGTATATAGGCattccaataaaatttttattaaatttaatataattataatatatatactttgATAAGTGTGGGATAAAGAtatcatatttttctatatGTTAAAAAGTTAACtataaattacaataaaattaaatCGTTAAATAATATCTAtccctattttatttattaaaaacatttcattaatatttaataataaatatttttttgacCATACGTAAAACACATTTAGAAGACTAcagagaacgagagaaagaaCTTATCAAATGCTGTTTTTATAAAGTTGGCCAACTTGTTTTAGTATGCAAAATTGGTATAGTGTTACGAATGTGTTAACTCTTTCGTATGTTGTGCAGTGCGTTAGTGATCATGAATTAAATTAGGTTATCAATTATTCATTGTGGTTAATTGTCATTGACAATTAACAAAATTCATGCATGAATTTTGTTCTCTTTTGTACGAGTGTTTTGCATACGTGGCAGAGGTTGCCACCAATCAGAAAACGGGAGTTTTGATAGGCGTGGCTTCGAACACGTACACTTGTCTGTGCCTTCGGCAGCCATAATCTTGAGAAGTCGTGTGTGAATTCTTGTCGTGATTCTCTGTAGACAAACAGAGTTCGTTGTTCATTTTACATTCCTCAGTAGGAGCGATCTACTGAATTTTCGGTGGGCAGTGTAAGTTTAGTGAGTTTATTAGTTCTATTGTTTTAACGAAATATTAGTACAACATAAATCATTTTGCCGGTTTTACCCGATTCGTGGTTTAACATTGAGGAACTTGACTCATCTTCAATGATTATGTCGTCGACCTGCTTGTCACCCATATGTCATGTTCATCATACTTTTCTCCAAAATTTTCATCTAACAAATAATCCCATTATAAAACACTTTACATATACGCACATGCACGCATCGAATATACACTTCGTATACccgcataatatatatatgtatatatgtatatacaattatatattatatatatatgtagtatcggggccaaaaggcctaaggtatcggccgaaccgtaagcAAAGTTGcaagagccgcggcatcgtcggtacatcaatgtgttgttgggtctttttaagtggacagttttcgtggaaagggcctgcgtgaccctggccacgggcgtttcgggacacgtgttccgAAGGACGGGGAAAaggcaaagagacgctaaaggcagagttagttgagaagccggagaggacggatgcaaaaggtgtgcagagtgtgagttgagaagcgagagcgagcgagtgtagaagccggagagtatgaatcgggaagtcgaaagccgcccatgagaataagacgtacaacaacattgtaatcatttcgttgcttccaatatcatttattaaatcaaaacatcattacttgtcctttcctctaagacccatttagatactgcacaaattttgggggctcgtccgggatctagagcgctaaatgacaagtgaaagtgatatttcggagCAATGAGGGACTACATTGCAGGAGAAGCAggtttgactgacgagcaggtggctcagatgcgaatacctgagttgaaagacgagctgagaagaCGACGGCTAAGATTAGCGGGTAGAaagcgcgagctggtagcgcgattgctggctgcggtacgtttagagcgggaacacggtgcacgagaagaagacgacgacgacgacgatgatttagaagacgacgacgacgatgagatgGACGTAATTGGGGACCatttagacggcaacggtccagggaatcacgatctcaatagtcaagatggcggagttcgggtgactccagtggtaagGCGACGAAGGCAAGACGAGCGTAAGTGCACGGTGTTAACGTTTGAAAACGTGGAAGACTCGTTAAaaaaattcagcggagatgacctaccgaatgtaaGCCAATGGATAagagatttcgaggaaatggcggaagtgtgtggctggtcggacatccacatggtggttttcgctaggaagcttctcacaggctctgctcaagctttcgtgcgccaagaacgatgcatgaagtcctgggcgaagtttaaaaaggcgcTGGTAGATGAATTCGAAGACATAGTGACCGGCAGGTACATCAGGAGTTAGCGCATAGAACGAAAAGagcagacgagagtctgcttcaatatatgtatagtatgcgtgagattgcgggacaaggaagagtcgatacacagtaggtaatcgactatattatccagggtattcccgatggggtcacaaataaagctatactatacggggccaggaatatgcagcaattgaaggaacgcttcaagcagtatgaagcgatgaaaagggACATGAAggcgaaaacaaaatttggggaacgcaaggacgatgaagcgaaacgatcagcaatacggaagcagtcgaggcaaacgagcagtgatcccaaaagatgcttcaattgcggcggtgacgatcacttaagtgttacgtgtccgaagaaaaagaaaggtgtGAGGTGCTTTAGCTACAACGAGTACGTGAAAAAAGTGTCGATAGATGACTGTAAGTCTACATCGTTAGAGGATACAGGCAGTGAGCTTACGTTtatacgatcagacgagtatgcgaggttaggatcaccatccctaggaaattgtaaacttaggtttgatggtttgggttccgctgacaatgagacctcgggtgaatttacgaagctaatgacggccgacgggcaggctgacggtcacgaagacgcgtcggatGTATTTAGGGTCAACGTGATAGAACAGACCGACGAGATGGATTTAGCGCACGTAAAGGAACCTTACCACCGTGAAGCGATTCGCGATATCGTTAGGGGGTATAAACCGGAGAAAAAGCAGGACGTCAGGATAACCGCGAACATCGttttgaaaagcgacaaacccatAGTACGAAGACTGCGAagactggcgccgtctgagaaaagagaaatagatgacttggtgaagttgcgaaaaaacgaaggcgattttaagtgtcaggtatgtcataggccgggcaaaaatatggagtatgcggataccccgagtagaaatccactgccgggtgctgtgtatgtggctgagtgtgaggacgggctgattgcacggttgagaagcgcacagaacAAGGGCATTGCagtccgtaagattttagatgTCGCAACGTGCAGTCAGGCCGATGGGTATGTAATTaaaagattaatcgacgaagagtggggtgtgaatttcgaaaaacagcgtcgtgagttacgtgaggatgcaaaaaggaagatcgctgcgacgcaagaagaaaacagaaGGAATTTCTTACTTGTCCTtgcctctaagacccatttagatactacatatatatatgtgtatatacacaatatcatttatttttttacTCTATATTATTACGTGccataaaatgatatatatattttatggaaaagtatatttaatataaatatagaattaGATTTTTTACTAATTTATAAAGTTAGTAATggaaatcttttttttttttgaattaAAGAATACGTGTGTTTAAATATATTACATGTATCATGTACAAAGTATTATTGTACATATCAATAGTACTCAAAGAAAGTTAACTAGAAGATAATATTTCAAGTAAACTATGATAAGATTGTGTAACATCATGCAAGGAATCAAGAACACTTTAGTTAACTGCTTATAGTTAATCTTCTCTTATTATGtacaaattaattaatgaaatcttaaattattattatataaattgatTATTATCATATAAGTACTTTACTATTACaggtagaaatatataaaatggatGTCCAAACAGGATTAGTATATGTAGCAGTAGTAGTCATTTCTGCAGCAGTTATTGTTTTAGTATCAATGTTTggtataaaagaaaaatcttATGAAGAAGCAATAGCAGAGCAAAGAAAActtcctgatgatcttttgttAAGTATGTATAATTCTATcataatatgatataaataatttacttgTCAATTATTGAAAAAGGTATTTGTAGTACCTTATTGATTAAATGAAttatattaaacatattttaatattattatggaTAATTCTTGGCAGTTaacttaaattattatattagaagttagtatgaaacatttttataaatgaaTATGGTAATAGTTgtattaacatttattttagataaaaaagataaaagtaaagaaaagaaacataaaaataaggcaggaaagaaagtaaaagagaagaaagaagaaaaggaggaaaaggAAGATAAAGAAGAGAAACCAGAGCATGTACAATTTGAGGAAAATCCACAAATTTTACCACTAGAGCCATTACTTCGTGTAAGTACATTTATTAAGTATATGATTACCTTTCTTCAAACTTTCAGTTGATGTAAATAACTTTTgtagaaatatttgtttaactTATGTACAGAGTGTTCTGCAACATCGGAGAACTGCTCAGTTGTGGATTCTGTTGTTTATATACTTTTTGTATAGTTTTCATGTGCAGGATCCACCATCAAAGTAATTCCCCAATGTTGTGTGAGACCCTGTATTTACGTTATTTgttcaaaaaataaataaaacaatcgGAACCAATTAAAATTGCCTACttaaaaatacatttgacattatgtttgttaataaaataagttaaataattatcaaattattaatttgCTAAGAAACTTCAATTAGAATAATTGTATTGTTTATCTTTTTTTGTCTGAtaagataaaaaaattaaaaaagaatgtattgtttaatattaattgaagtatataacaaatatagtTCAGCAATAAGATTGAAGTTCGTTtctctaatttttaaatatttattgtatatgCGTGAATCGCCATGCATATCTATAAATTAAAGATATACACATGCGCTTTTTTATTCTTATGTTTTCATACATTTCATGCATGAAATATGGTATGCTTACATATTGTATGTCACATTTACATATATGTCATTTAAGGTCTTTCTATTCATGATGTATCATATTTCTGGCTAGGTGTCATCCAAACCATAAGGACTAATTATAATATTCTAATGTAACTGTTCGATAACATGCAACATCTTTCTACATTTGTACATCATTTTATCTGAACTAATACATTTATGTTTTACATGGTTTAAAATAACAATCTTACTTAATCAgtgaaattttgttaaaaacACCCAAAAAGTGTAGTTTGTCcctttctattatttttcatcTTAGTTTTTTAATTACTatagtaatttttaaaaatgtacTAATGTGAAATAACTGCACACTCCTATATCAATGTAAAAAATCCAGTTAATAATGTTTTCCCTCTAAAGTCAAATAAatcatatatacattatattaaaaTGGACATTTGCTCTTTTAAAGAGATAATTTCACTTTTTGTTTgcagaaaatttgtataaaattaaatttatttaattaacgtATGCAGAAATAAagttttgtaataaaaaaacaATGTACAAGCAAGTTGTAGTATTTTAAAAACAAATGATTAGTGTTTGCTATACATATAGTAAAAtgcatttttaaaaatatgtttacataattaaaattttctacaTAGTAACATCGttctaattttataattttttaattctttataaatgtatgtaatataattaaaattatgccATGGTaagttaatttaaattgtaatgtTGAGTATGTAATGAAATATCTTATCTTGTATTAAAATAACCTCaggaaatatttaatatatttaaaaaaagtgaaaagtacaacaagaatttatgaatttttatatagatttacattagaaatgaaataaaatactaATATAACACGAGACAAGTTATTTAAAGCAAAAGTTTGTTTTTTTGTATATTGCTCATTGATAAACAGTTCTAGGACCTCAAGattaatttctataaataacTGTTCCACACATGAtaatatcttatttttattgctACTTTATCATGTAGATGAAAATtaagagaaataataaaaaaacataAAATTCAATTGAATAAAAAATACTCTTTTAGTGATAcacttatattttttaattattcatttctagaaatttgaaaatgctaTTATTGAATAACTAATATTTTcacaattatattaaaatttagtaGTGGTGAAGAGTATTAACTGTTTTTtcatattaatatcttttttccCTTTAAATTGTGAATGATGCAGTGGCTTTATCAATTTCAGGTATATATGTTTGGCAAGAAAtcaaaataaatacaatttcaaGGTGAAAAATAcatctataatttttatatataagtaAACTAAAAGATACTACtatttttttgtaaaaaatattttatctattGATAAAAACTATAATGATTAATAAAAAAAGCTATAAATTTTTAGCacctttatatatacatatatacacaataACTAACCAACATAAATAATTCTATATGTCCATTTTgatataatgtaaaataatattatatacctgTTATTATAAAAGTGAAAGTGTATTGCCTTCACTATTTTTAATTAGTTCAATACGTGGGaaacattttatatatacattgaAATCATAGGAGGGTAGCAAAGGAAGTAAGAAGAAAAGCAAGCATGAAAAGGTAAAGCCAATTCTTGTAAATAAAGATGAGCCATTGGTTATTGTGACTGAATTAAGTCCTTCACAACCCCTCTCAACAGAGGTTAATCATTTTGACCTCATTCAACCAAAGGACGACCTCGAACTCATACGGAGTCATAGTGTGAGTGAACTGCTTTTGGTAGAATATTTTATCTCATATGTGTTCCattcatattttcatattttgcaTAACTTGCTGCTTCTTTAACACTAAAGCTATATATAGTGCTTCTTTTATATCGTTAaagcatttttcaaatttacctACGCCTTTAGATTTTAAACTGATTTTAGTctgataaattaataatattaaaaaaattttaataaaaaaagtttTCATAAATTGAGTTTAAACGTAAACTTTTAAGTTGATATTATACatgatataattgtttattaacATTTTTGCTACAATATCAAGTTATTctaattattcatttttttcttGTTGTATGTTCTGTATGTAtgtttttttatgaaattttattaacacatgatttaatacaaaattaacTATCATATCTTTAATCTTTAGAATTGTCCTATACACAAGTTTAAATACATACCctagtatattttaatattgtttgttcaacagaa
The Bombus affinis isolate iyBomAffi1 chromosome 17, iyBomAffi1.2, whole genome shotgun sequence genome window above contains:
- the LOC126926038 gene encoding sorting nexin-2, whose amino-acid sequence is MADIKESPPLFDTNEVKVDDLDDDDEDIFASAVQDQSQLEDSPPYNGVSTIQTELPKLTLRDAPEENSFSSVSSPAPGPLSSPLGPMSTDIGDLHDVPINDNTDVLSTNVIQTQSPDVVSTDSSDVFLKITVTSPQKIGDGMGAYVAYKVETETNMPIFRKRNFSVIRRFSDFLGLHDKLTDKYLRNGRIIPPAPEKSVIGTTKIKMSGDKNQEQNSSSTEFIEKRRAALERYLNRTAAHPVLSVDPDFREFLEADMELPKATNTSALSGKGVMRLFNKVGETVNKITYKMDETDKWFEEKTSQIDSLDVQLRALHSAVDTLTNQRRELATCTGATARSIAVLGHGEPGASLGRALAQLAETLEKVEAIRRAQSNSDLYQFGEMLRDYVALIGAIKDVFHERVKVFQNWQHAQMMLNKKREQKARLEQSGRTDKTSQAATEVIEWEAKVDRGQEEFDNISKIIKKEVERFELVRVEDFKKQLTEYLESMLQYQNQLIKYWESFLPEARAVA